In the genome of Polaribacter atrinae, one region contains:
- the cas1 gene encoding type II CRISPR-associated endonuclease Cas1: MIKRTLFFSNKCSLTTKYEQLVIKNDTQIVKTVPIEDIGFIVIENQETYISVPALSKLTSHNVSVIFCDNKHMPQSMLLNLDNHHIQQRHFVNQINATEPLKKQLWQQIVKLKISNQAQILKKLGKNNSPLDYYASKVLSGDSDNREAVSASYYWKNIFDFNFKRERVGVYPNLFLNYGYIVLRAAVARALSGSGLLSTLGIHHHNKYNAFCLADDIMEPYRPLVDAKVMEIMKNYDEQDLITPIKLDLLSILTQTVYFKDKESPLMVALSSTTSSLQQCFSGKTRKIVYPNLWN, encoded by the coding sequence ATGATTAAAAGAACCCTTTTCTTTAGTAATAAATGCTCATTAACAACTAAATATGAACAGCTAGTAATAAAAAATGACACACAAATTGTAAAAACAGTACCTATAGAAGACATTGGTTTTATAGTTATAGAAAATCAAGAAACATATATTTCTGTTCCAGCACTATCTAAACTGACAAGTCATAATGTTAGTGTAATCTTTTGCGATAATAAACATATGCCTCAAAGTATGTTATTAAATTTAGATAATCATCATATACAGCAAAGACATTTTGTAAATCAAATTAATGCGACTGAACCTTTAAAGAAACAGTTGTGGCAACAAATTGTTAAATTGAAGATTAGTAATCAAGCTCAAATTTTAAAGAAACTTGGAAAAAACAATAGTCCTTTAGATTATTATGCATCAAAAGTTTTAAGTGGAGATTCTGATAACAGGGAAGCTGTTTCAGCTTCTTACTATTGGAAAAATATTTTTGACTTCAATTTTAAAAGAGAACGCGTAGGAGTGTATCCAAATTTGTTTTTAAATTATGGGTATATTGTTTTAAGGGCAGCTGTTGCAAGAGCACTTTCTGGCAGTGGCTTGTTAAGTACTTTAGGAATTCATCATCATAATAAATACAATGCATTTTGTTTAGCAGATGATATAATGGAGCCTTACAGACCATTAGTAGATGCAAAAGTTATGGAAATTATGAAAAATTATGATGAACAAGACCTCATCACTCCAATAAAACTAGATTTGCTAAGTATTCTTACACAAACGGTATATTTTAAAGATAAAGAAAGCCCATTAATGGTAGCTTTATCTAGTACAACAAGTTCTTTGCAGCAATGCTTTAGTGGTAAAACAAGAAAAATTGTATATCCAAATTTATGGAACTAA
- a CDS encoding AAA domain-containing protein — MSNVKNWLNYYKNSLTDSENLAVDISRIKNLFHQNYCDLSKATISAKNAAEMLDVEEKRINRLKGVAKKDSDNWHKVFDAEIIIAPFQLDFQSDDPNFKQKTIHPFWITARVNRLGQLSAPREIFPLIVRNYLDPIAEVGNDFIFSSIETISEAREIEEPEVEEEEELDWASYWNYVSLVFLEITGISIDDYRAEGYKTNNKVTYFARSSKISAAKSILFLYENLINETEELPLISKIINPRNRERRDPITDRGFLDYNHLHLGQMSNEFPLSISQRKTLLSYFTAEENAITAVNGPPGTGKTTLLQSLVATEVVRAAINGEEAPVILACSTNNQAVTNIIDSFINSKSTMGNLAERWIPGFNGYATYLPSSSKSEKSLKGINYLKGNMFGNEGTLCDLENEDYLYDAKNFFYSRYLDYFGFGANSLEDICNHLQEEISVIEDNLMEGVQISQNYLSSIEKVNNLLLDKNNHIKKNVIKISKLQEWRDIIVKIKTLSKEGNFINEIKRYFQVDSEEGTNNSEHLFIVNKETLTDDKTALTFIKKCIADLNLALSSNLKLKNWKHQNDITGYPFISEEQMWEFEYEKMESKDKTHRFFYDEIDLSLRHKAFLLATHYWEARWILETEDVLENETEKGTGEKTVIAKWKRRAMLTPCFVATLYTAPTHFLFSQFQGENENGKPIFEYLPLFNFLDLLIIDEAGQVTPEVSIPIFSLAQKAIVVGDLKQIEPIWSIPPKIDYGNLTDQNIVTDLAQKEYLNQIGFLASSGSIMKMSQNACEYETPLITTKENGLLLLEHRRCNDEIIGFCNELAYDGILKPMKGKAHKDQIFASMMAYHVEGYSERKFNSRHNMNEVKAIILWINRHKEDIQKAYKVDNIESVLGIITPFASQKTELSKALIESGFKVNDIKLGTVHALQGAERNIVLFSSVYSNEDEGVLFFDRDNKPNMLNVAVSRARDSFILFGDTRIFDETKSTPSGILKKHLNMFEMPT, encoded by the coding sequence ATGAGTAACGTAAAAAACTGGTTAAATTATTACAAGAACAGTTTAACAGACAGTGAAAACTTAGCTGTAGACATTTCTAGAATTAAAAACTTATTTCATCAAAATTATTGCGATTTAAGCAAAGCAACCATTAGTGCTAAAAATGCTGCTGAAATGCTTGATGTAGAAGAGAAAAGAATTAATAGGTTAAAAGGAGTTGCTAAGAAAGATAGCGATAATTGGCATAAAGTGTTTGATGCAGAAATTATTATAGCCCCTTTTCAGTTAGATTTTCAATCTGATGATCCTAATTTTAAACAAAAAACAATTCATCCATTTTGGATTACGGCAAGAGTAAATCGCTTAGGTCAATTATCAGCTCCAAGAGAAATTTTCCCATTAATAGTTCGTAATTATTTAGATCCAATTGCAGAGGTTGGTAATGATTTTATTTTTTCATCCATAGAAACAATTTCAGAAGCTAGAGAAATAGAAGAACCAGAAGTAGAGGAAGAAGAAGAATTAGATTGGGCTTCTTATTGGAATTATGTTAGTTTAGTTTTTTTAGAAATTACAGGAATAAGCATAGATGATTATAGAGCTGAAGGATATAAGACGAATAACAAAGTAACTTATTTTGCTAGAAGTTCTAAAATATCAGCAGCAAAAAGCATTCTATTTCTGTATGAGAATTTAATAAATGAAACAGAAGAGCTTCCGTTAATTTCAAAAATAATAAATCCAAGAAATAGAGAGCGAAGAGATCCAATTACCGACAGAGGTTTTTTAGATTACAATCATTTGCATTTAGGGCAAATGTCTAATGAATTTCCACTTTCTATTAGTCAACGTAAAACTTTACTATCGTATTTTACGGCAGAAGAAAATGCAATTACTGCAGTAAACGGACCTCCAGGAACCGGTAAAACAACCTTGTTGCAAAGTTTGGTAGCAACAGAAGTGGTTAGAGCAGCAATTAATGGAGAAGAAGCTCCTGTTATTTTGGCGTGTTCAACAAATAACCAAGCGGTAACCAATATTATAGATAGTTTTATAAACTCTAAAAGTACAATGGGTAATTTAGCAGAACGCTGGATTCCTGGTTTTAATGGCTATGCTACATATTTACCATCAAGTTCTAAAAGTGAAAAATCTCTAAAAGGGATCAATTACCTTAAAGGGAACATGTTTGGTAATGAAGGTACTTTGTGTGATTTAGAAAACGAAGACTATTTATACGATGCTAAGAATTTTTTTTATAGCAGATATTTAGATTACTTTGGTTTCGGAGCAAACTCATTAGAAGATATCTGTAATCATCTTCAAGAAGAAATTTCAGTGATAGAGGATAATTTAATGGAGGGAGTTCAAATCTCTCAAAATTATTTGTCGTCTATAGAAAAGGTGAATAACTTACTACTCGATAAGAATAATCACATAAAAAAAAATGTAATTAAAATATCAAAATTACAAGAGTGGAGAGATATTATTGTCAAGATAAAAACACTTTCTAAAGAAGGAAATTTTATCAATGAAATAAAACGGTATTTTCAAGTAGATTCAGAAGAAGGTACCAATAACTCAGAACATCTTTTTATTGTAAATAAAGAAACTCTTACAGATGATAAAACAGCACTTACTTTTATAAAAAAATGTATTGCAGATCTTAATTTAGCTTTGTCGTCAAACTTAAAACTAAAAAACTGGAAACATCAAAATGATATAACAGGCTATCCTTTTATTTCAGAAGAACAAATGTGGGAGTTCGAGTATGAAAAAATGGAGTCTAAAGACAAAACACATCGATTTTTTTATGATGAAATAGATTTAAGTTTACGTCATAAAGCCTTTTTACTAGCAACTCATTACTGGGAGGCAAGGTGGATTTTAGAAACAGAAGATGTTTTAGAAAATGAAACAGAAAAAGGAACCGGAGAAAAAACAGTCATTGCAAAATGGAAACGAAGAGCAATGTTAACACCTTGTTTTGTTGCAACGTTATATACAGCACCAACACACTTTTTATTTAGCCAATTTCAAGGAGAAAATGAAAACGGAAAACCAATTTTCGAATACCTCCCGCTATTTAATTTTCTAGATTTATTAATTATTGATGAAGCTGGTCAGGTAACACCAGAAGTTAGTATTCCAATATTTTCATTGGCTCAAAAAGCAATTGTTGTGGGAGATTTAAAACAGATAGAGCCAATTTGGTCTATTCCTCCAAAAATCGATTATGGAAATTTAACCGATCAAAATATTGTTACAGATCTCGCTCAAAAAGAATATTTAAATCAAATAGGTTTCTTAGCGTCTAGTGGAAGTATCATGAAAATGTCTCAAAACGCTTGTGAATATGAAACCCCATTAATTACTACAAAAGAAAATGGCTTATTATTGTTAGAGCATAGAAGATGTAATGATGAAATAATTGGGTTTTGCAATGAGTTAGCCTATGATGGTATTTTAAAACCCATGAAAGGGAAAGCGCATAAAGACCAAATATTTGCGTCCATGATGGCATATCACGTAGAAGGGTATAGCGAACGTAAATTTAACAGTCGTCATAATATGAATGAGGTAAAAGCCATCATTTTATGGATAAATAGGCATAAAGAAGACATACAAAAGGCATATAAGGTAGATAATATCGAAAGTGTTTTAGGTATAATTACACCATTTGCAAGTCAGAAAACAGAACTTTCTAAAGCATTAATAGAATCTGGATTTAAAGTTAATGACATAAAACTAGGAACCGTACATGCTTTGCAAGGAGCAGAGCGCAATATTGTTTTGTTTAGTTCAGTATATAGTAATGAAGATGAAGGTGTACTTTTTTTTGATAGAGATAATAAGCCAAACATGTTAAATGTTGCTGTTTCTAGAGCAAGAGATAGTTTTATTCTCTTTGGAGATACCAGAATTTTTGATGAAACAAAGAGCACGCCATCCGGAATTTTAAAAAAACACTTAAATATGTTCGAAATGCCTACGTAA